Part of the Catalinimonas alkaloidigena genome is shown below.
AACACAATCCTGGTAAGGGCCGGGCACCAGTTTATAGGGGAATTTTTCAGTCATGATATACTCAGAGGCCATATACCCCTGAATGGTATAGTGCTTGGCCAGATTGATAAACGCTTTGATATCCTGCAGGGGAGCCATTTTTTCCTCCTCGCTCTCTTCCATCGCTAAAATGGAGGTGAGTACTTCCTCATTTTTCTGCTGATCATCCTCTACAAAGCCACGGCCTATCTGCGCTTTGGCAAAAGGAACAATCTGTTTTAATCCATTCACAAAAGTCTCCTGA
Proteins encoded:
- a CDS encoding gluconate 2-dehydrogenase subunit 3 family protein: MNRRTALKQAALFAGGIALIPSCNFGPEREAVALDNLQLDLDLQDLLARVIETIIPSAKESPGAESLNLYRFVLVMMDDCEPKENQETFVNGLKQIVPFAKAQIGRGFVEDDQQKNEEVLTSILAMEESEEEKMAPLQDIKAFINLAKHYTIQGYMASEYIMTEKFPYKLVPGPYQDCVSTEGLIVM